One Mus pahari chromosome 10, PAHARI_EIJ_v1.1, whole genome shotgun sequence genomic window, CTTTTAAACCCATGTGAATTGGGGGAGGAGGAGCTCATCAAGTGGCAGCTGTGATAATAAGAAGGGTTATTTCTACTTCCCATTATATGTCAGAAGATTAAGAATGACATGTTATGACTAGTAGTTCAGAAAGATATCTGTGTATAGGAGAGAATATTTTTACTATGCATCACTTTATGAGTAAAGGAATTGAAGCCTCATAGCCTAATATTACAATGATAAGTATGAACTGTAGTAGTAAGGAAATAACAAGGTCTTCTGTCATAAGAAGGGTAAGTTTTCAACTAATTCTAATTAGTAATCTATACTAATTATTGTGCTTTTCATTGAACAATGTCATTGGTACAcccataattttaaaagagtatATATGACAATTAAAACTTTGTGTTAGACtaaaatattcatggaaaatAACTCAACAATGAAGCTAATTCAAATATGCTTCCCTATATATAAGActctttcatgtattttatgtgcacacattcagTGAGAAGGTAGTTTAAGATAAGTCCTGGTTGGAAATTCAAAGTGTAAGCTAACCAGAGACAACATGTTGTCTAAAGATACACAATTTTACAATATATAAATGCAATTGCTTCATTTTCTGTCTATGTCTAGCATCTCTTCTCTAGGAAGCAAAAGCCCTGCATATACCTTTCtcatattactttattttaattcctttacTTATAAAGTGATgtagaataaaaatattcttagaaCCCAATCATGTTGCATACctgaaaaaatttaaacttttgtttGCATCAACTGGTTTTCCTACTGACACCATATGTGAACATACCTGCAATTCAGGAAAAAGCATTAGGTATTGTCTTGCTTTTTATATTTCCATAGTAGACCCATGCTGAAATGTTGCACACTTAATGAAGATGCACACTTTACTTTCCATTTTTTGCAGCCCTAAAATTCAGTGCCTTTCCTATAAGCATCTTGGTGAGCACAGAACGTTCAGACTCTGACCAGAGTGTTTGCAAGGTCTTTATCAGTAAGTTTCCACTCCAGGAGCATTTCTCACACTCTTTTCCATTTGCCAGTTTCTTTGTGTCACAGGCAGTACTATAACTTTTCTCAAGATCTATTTccataattccaactctaatgACTCCAATCTGGGAGCTCATCACCAGGTGTCTAATGTTGTCAACTATGCTTGGGAGAAAGTGAAGTCATAAAGACTTGGTAGGTGAGTGCTGTGTGAACTTGTCCAAAGGAGATATGAACAGATAGCTAAGTAGCTAATATACAGCACCAGAACTCTATCAAAGTAATGATTCTACCAAACTGTAATTCAaagaaccaatgagtttattggatTTACAGTAGTATGGATGAGGTATAATAACCACAGCACATCTATATCAGGGACAAGTCTTATATTGGAATGGTTGATTATTTCCCTGTAGCTGTATAGGTGGGGTTCCCCTTTAGTTAACCTTCCATTCTCATTGTAAGTGATACCTCAAAACACTATGTAAAATGAGGCAGAATTATATACAAGTGGGATACAGATAGAATAGCCAGAATATCACATGATGATCTATTGAACTTCTCTCTTCTTTGGAAAGGAAAATCAAGACGCAGAAACAAAGAATCATTTGCAGGTAATCATAGCTCCTTTCAACATGAAAGTAATGGCTATTGTTCTTTGAAGTCAGCATCCTACAATAAAGAGATAAAGGCAACTCTATCCTGTCTATTCTACTTCATCCTTTCCCCCTGAGTTTTCTAGCAGTTAGATTAGAATATGGCCTCATTAGAATATAGGGTCATTTTTTGACGGTTAAAATTAGTGATAAGctgttggttttaatttttcagaCTCTAATATGGGGtataagatattatatattaacatatagcATGAatgtttcctctctgtctctgtctgcctctctctctctctctctctctctctctctctctctctctctctctctctctctctctctctcccctcatctttcgacacagggtctcttgtagcctaTGTTGGATTCAAACTTACTGTATAGGCTAATAACCTTACAGGTCTGAGCTTCCTGTgtctacttctcaagtgctgggaataaaagccatgcaccaccatactTGGCAAGCTATTCTGAAATTTCATCCTGAGCATTTCAGACACTGTCAGCATATACCTCATATTTTGGGAAGAAGATATTTTTGGTAAATCTATTCTGTTTTCCAACTTTGCTATTCTTTTTCTGTCCACAGATTCTCTTAGAGAAGAATGACTCTAGTAAATGGCTCTATTGTGACTGAATTCATTCTTTTGGGATTAACAGACGAGCCTGGACTCCAAATGCCTCTTTTCTTACTGTttctattaatatatatgatcACAGTATTTGGTAATTtgactttgatatttttaattgtgttaaaTTCTCACCTACATACtcccatgtatttttttctctttaatttgtcTTTTGTAGATCTCTGTTATTCTTCTGTGATTACACCAAAAATGCTCATGAATTTTATACTAAAGAAGAATCTTATCTCTTATATGGGATGTATGTCCCAActctacttcttttgttttttcataatttctgaaTGTTATGTACTGGTGTCAATGGCCTACGATCGCTATGTTGCTATCTGTAATCCACTGTTGTATAACACTGCCATGTCCCCAAGGGTGTGCTCTTATCTCATGCTTGGTTCATATTTGATGGGATTTTTTGATGCTATGATCCATACTGGTTGCATGCTCAGACTGACCTTCTGTGATGGCAACATCATCAACCACTATTTCTGTGATGTTCTTCCTTTGCTGCAGCTCTCTTGTACCAGCACCTATGTCAATGAGACAGAAATTTTCATTGTAGGAGGAAAAGACATCATTCTTCCCAGTGCCATTATCTTTTTCTCTTATGGCTTTATTCTCTCCAACATTTTCCAAATAAGATCCACTCTGGGCCGGTCCAAGGCCTTCAGCACTTGCAGTTCCCACATAATTGCTGTCTCTCTGTTCTTTGGGTCATGTGGATTCATGTACCTGAAACCTTCCTCTGCTGTATCTATTGATCAAGGAAAAATCTCTTCCATTTTTTATACTATTGTGGTTCCTATGTTGAATCCCTTAATTTATAGCTTGAGAAACAAAGATGTTAAAGTTGCCCTAAGAAAGACTTTGAGTAGGAGGAAGTTTTTAAGAGAATAGTTGCAAAGTAAACATTTTCTGTGTTAATCACATATTTTagcacacaaatataaataaatattcatattatctttaaaaatatttccaccaTTGTTATTCCTTTTAgccttttgcctttttaaaatagtaaaaagtaaatcttttatgTCTTACTGTTATTATAAACAACTTTTTAGAATATATGAATGGATCTGAAATTGACTAAAGTAACTATAGGTTGTTAGTATTTCACTGcagatagtttttattttcacttgaaACAAAATTCCACCACAGGCAATCTGTCTGTACCCTTCTTTACCATTA contains:
- the LOC110327436 gene encoding olfactory receptor 145-like, with product MTLVNGSIVTEFILLGLTDEPGLQMPLFLLFLLIYMITVFGNLTLIFLIVLNSHLHTPMYFFLFNLSFVDLCYSSVITPKMLMNFILKKNLISYMGCMSQLYFFCFFIISECYVLVSMAYDRYVAICNPLLYNTAMSPRVCSYLMLGSYLMGFFDAMIHTGCMLRLTFCDGNIINHYFCDVLPLLQLSCTSTYVNETEIFIVGGKDIILPSAIIFFSYGFILSNIFQIRSTLGRSKAFSTCSSHIIAVSLFFGSCGFMYLKPSSAVSIDQGKISSIFYTIVVPMLNPLIYSLRNKDVKVALRKTLSRRKFLRE